From the Anguilla anguilla isolate fAngAng1 chromosome 6, fAngAng1.pri, whole genome shotgun sequence genome, one window contains:
- the tfap2b gene encoding transcription factor AP-2-beta isoform X2: MHSVSRDQSANMLWKLVENVKYEDIYEDRHDGVPSHSSRLSQLGSVSQGPYSSAPPLSHTPSSDFQPPYFPPPYQPLPYHQSQDPYSHVNDPYSLNPLHQPQQHPWGQRQRQEVGSETGSLLPQPRASLPQLSGLDPRRDYASVRRPDVLLHAAHHGIDSGMGDSLSLHGLAHGMEDVQAVEDGSGMNLLDQSVIKKVPVPQKSVASLMMSKDGLIGGISVNANEVFCSVPGRLSLLSSTSKYKVTVGEVQRRLSPPECLNASLLGGVLRRAKSKNGGRSLREKLEKIGLNLPAGRRKAANVTLLTSLVEGEAVHLARDFGYICETEFPTKAVSEYLNRQHTDPNELHSRKNMLLATKQLCKEFTDLLAQDRTPLGNSRPSPILEPGIQSCLSHFSFITHGFGSPAICAALTALQNYLTEALKGLDKMFLNNSTSRHTSGDGPGSKTADKEEKHRK; the protein is encoded by the exons ATGCATTCAGTTAGCAGAGATCAGTCCGCAAACATGCTCTGGAAACTAGTAGAAAATGTCAAGTATGAAGATATTTACGAG GACCGGCACGATGGAGTTCCAAGCCACAGCTCCAGGCTGTCCCAGCTGGGCTCCGTGTCGCAGGGGCCGTACTCCAGCGCGCCGCCGCTCTCTCACACGCCATCGTCGGACTTCCAGCCGCCATACTTTCCGCCGCCCTATCAGCCGCTTCCGTACCACCAGAGCCAGGACCCGTACTCCCACGTGAATGACCCTTACTCCCTGAACCCCCTGCATCAACCCCAGCAGCACCCCTGGGGCCAAAGACAGCGACAGGAAGTGGGAAGTGAAACGGGGTCTTTGCTGCCCCAGCCTCGGGCCTCGTTGCCGCAGCTCTCTGGACTCGACCCCAGGCGGGACTATGCCTCCGTACGGCGGCCGGACGTGCTCCTGCACGCCGCCCACCACGGGATCGACTCTGGAATGGGGGACAGCTTGTCGCTCCATGGCCTCGCGCATGGAATGGAAGACGTGCAG GCCGTTGAAGATGGCAGTGGGATGAATTTACTGGATCAATCAGTcattaaaaaag TTCCAGTGCCTCAAAAGAGCGTGGCCTCTCTTATGATGAGCAAAGACGGTTTAATCGGCGGGATAAGTGTGAACGCGAACGAGGTGTTCTGCTCCGTACCCGGCCGCTTGTCCCTCCTCAGCTCCACCTCCAAATACAAAGTGACCGTTGGCGAGGTTCAGCGGCGCCTCTCCCCGCCAGAATGTCTCAACGCCTCGTTGCTGGGCGGCGTTCTACGGAG agcaaaatccaaaaatgggGGAAGATCATTGAgagaaaaactggaaaaaatcgGTTTGAATTTACCCGCTGGTAGGCGCAAAGCCGCAAACGTCACTCTTCTAACGTCACTTGTAGAAG GGGAAGCCGTCCATTTAGCCAGAGACTTCGGCTACATCTGTGAAACTGAATTTCCAACGAAGGCGGTATCCGAATATCTGAACAGACAGCACACGGACCCCAACGAGCTGCATTCCAGGAAAAACATGCTTCTGGCGACAAA gcagCTCTGTAAGGAGTTCACAGACCTCCTGGCCCAGGACAGGACACCCCTGGGTAACAGCCGTCCCTCCCCCATTCTGGAGCCGGGCATCCAGAGCTGCCTGTCCCACTTCAGCTTCATCACGCATGGGTTCGGCTCGCCCGCCATCTGCGCCGCCCTGACCGCGCTGCAGAACTACCTGACCGAGGCGCTCAAAGGACTGGACAAAATGTTCCTCAACAACAGCACCAGCAGACACACGTCGGGAGACGGACCCGGCTCCAAAACCGCAGACAAGGAGGAGAAacacaggaaataa
- the tfap2b gene encoding transcription factor AP-2-beta isoform X1, whose translation MHSVSRDQSANMLWKLVENVKYEDIYETVSQMLVHTYSATDRHDGVPSHSSRLSQLGSVSQGPYSSAPPLSHTPSSDFQPPYFPPPYQPLPYHQSQDPYSHVNDPYSLNPLHQPQQHPWGQRQRQEVGSETGSLLPQPRASLPQLSGLDPRRDYASVRRPDVLLHAAHHGIDSGMGDSLSLHGLAHGMEDVQAVEDGSGMNLLDQSVIKKVPVPQKSVASLMMSKDGLIGGISVNANEVFCSVPGRLSLLSSTSKYKVTVGEVQRRLSPPECLNASLLGGVLRRAKSKNGGRSLREKLEKIGLNLPAGRRKAANVTLLTSLVEGEAVHLARDFGYICETEFPTKAVSEYLNRQHTDPNELHSRKNMLLATKQLCKEFTDLLAQDRTPLGNSRPSPILEPGIQSCLSHFSFITHGFGSPAICAALTALQNYLTEALKGLDKMFLNNSTSRHTSGDGPGSKTADKEEKHRK comes from the exons ATGCATTCAGTTAGCAGAGATCAGTCCGCAAACATGCTCTGGAAACTAGTAGAAAATGTCAAGTATGAAGATATTTACGAG ACGGTCTCCCAGATGTTAGTCCATACGTATTCAGCTACG GACCGGCACGATGGAGTTCCAAGCCACAGCTCCAGGCTGTCCCAGCTGGGCTCCGTGTCGCAGGGGCCGTACTCCAGCGCGCCGCCGCTCTCTCACACGCCATCGTCGGACTTCCAGCCGCCATACTTTCCGCCGCCCTATCAGCCGCTTCCGTACCACCAGAGCCAGGACCCGTACTCCCACGTGAATGACCCTTACTCCCTGAACCCCCTGCATCAACCCCAGCAGCACCCCTGGGGCCAAAGACAGCGACAGGAAGTGGGAAGTGAAACGGGGTCTTTGCTGCCCCAGCCTCGGGCCTCGTTGCCGCAGCTCTCTGGACTCGACCCCAGGCGGGACTATGCCTCCGTACGGCGGCCGGACGTGCTCCTGCACGCCGCCCACCACGGGATCGACTCTGGAATGGGGGACAGCTTGTCGCTCCATGGCCTCGCGCATGGAATGGAAGACGTGCAG GCCGTTGAAGATGGCAGTGGGATGAATTTACTGGATCAATCAGTcattaaaaaag TTCCAGTGCCTCAAAAGAGCGTGGCCTCTCTTATGATGAGCAAAGACGGTTTAATCGGCGGGATAAGTGTGAACGCGAACGAGGTGTTCTGCTCCGTACCCGGCCGCTTGTCCCTCCTCAGCTCCACCTCCAAATACAAAGTGACCGTTGGCGAGGTTCAGCGGCGCCTCTCCCCGCCAGAATGTCTCAACGCCTCGTTGCTGGGCGGCGTTCTACGGAG agcaaaatccaaaaatgggGGAAGATCATTGAgagaaaaactggaaaaaatcgGTTTGAATTTACCCGCTGGTAGGCGCAAAGCCGCAAACGTCACTCTTCTAACGTCACTTGTAGAAG GGGAAGCCGTCCATTTAGCCAGAGACTTCGGCTACATCTGTGAAACTGAATTTCCAACGAAGGCGGTATCCGAATATCTGAACAGACAGCACACGGACCCCAACGAGCTGCATTCCAGGAAAAACATGCTTCTGGCGACAAA gcagCTCTGTAAGGAGTTCACAGACCTCCTGGCCCAGGACAGGACACCCCTGGGTAACAGCCGTCCCTCCCCCATTCTGGAGCCGGGCATCCAGAGCTGCCTGTCCCACTTCAGCTTCATCACGCATGGGTTCGGCTCGCCCGCCATCTGCGCCGCCCTGACCGCGCTGCAGAACTACCTGACCGAGGCGCTCAAAGGACTGGACAAAATGTTCCTCAACAACAGCACCAGCAGACACACGTCGGGAGACGGACCCGGCTCCAAAACCGCAGACAAGGAGGAGAAacacaggaaataa